From Pyxicephalus adspersus chromosome 7, UCB_Pads_2.0, whole genome shotgun sequence, a single genomic window includes:
- the LOC140335415 gene encoding sterol 26-hydroxylase, mitochondrial-like has translation MRVDMQLWKVHRHLRNLAYGPLTEQGHRWHALRTVLNKRMLKPAEAVLYTGAINEVVTDFLSSLDVIREETPSGVMVNDIANVFYRFAFEGISYILFETRIGCLAKKIPPESQKFIDSIGAMLKYSVFVSILPTWTQKWLPFFRLYLENWDNIFDFGNKMIEQKMEKIQARIERGEEVQGEYLTYLLSSGKLTNKEVNGSVAELLLAGVDTTSNTLSWALYHLARDPETQQSLYQEVSSNFPNDGIPSAEDIAKMPLLKAVIKETLRLYPVIPTNSRVAVEKDITLGGYWFPKDTLFGLHHYHISRDENNFPDPNNFLPQRWLRDNKVKNNPFSSIPFGYGVRACLGRRIAELEMHLALSRIINKYEIRPDPQGVEVPAMARIVLTPSRPINLQFLTRTSTKSV, from the exons ATGAGGGTAGACATGCAGCTCTGGAAAGTTCACCGACACCTCAGGAACCTGGCCTACGGCCCTCTAACTGA GCAAGGTCACCGCTGGCACGCGCTGCGCACGGTGCTCAACAAGAGAATGCTGAAGCCTGCGGAGGCGGTTCTGTACACCGGAGCCATCAATGAGGTGGTGACTGACTTCCTGAGCTCTCTGGATGTTATAAGAGAAGAGACTCCCTCTGGGGTCATGGTGAACGACATCGCAAACGTTTTTTATCGATTCGCCTTTGAAG GAATTTCATATATCTTATTTGAGACCCGAATTGGCTGTCTGgcgaagaaaattcccccagagtcACAAAAATTTATTGACTCTATTGGAGCTATGTTGAAATACTCAGTATTTGTGTCCATTCTTCCAACCTGGACCCAAAAATGGCTGCCCTTCTTTAGATTGTACCTCGAGAACTGGgacaacatttttgattttg GAAACAAGATGATTGAACAAAAGATGGAGAAGATACAAGCACGCATAGAACGTGGAGAGGAGGTGCAGGGGGAGTATCTCACCTATCTGCTGTCCAGTGGAAAACTGACCAATAAGGAGGTGAACGGCAGTGTGGCCGAGCTGCTATTGGCTGGAGTGGACACG ACATCCAACACCCTCTCCTGGGCTCTATACCACCTGGCCAGGGACCCAGAGACCCAGCAATCTCTTTATCAGGAGGTGAGCAGTAATTTCCCGAATGATGGTATACCCTCCGCTGAAGACATCGCCAAGATGCCACTGCTGAAAGCTGTGATTAAGGAAACACTCCG gcTGTATCCAGTGATACCAACTAATTCTAGAGTGGCTGTGGAGAAGGACATAACCCTTGGCGGGTACTGGTTTCCCAAAGAT ACTCTGTTTGGTTTACACCACTATCATATTTCCCGAGATGAGAACAACTTTCCAGATCCCAACAATTTCCTCCCACAGCGCTGGCTGCGAGATAACAAAGTGAAGAATAACCCCTTCAGCTCCATTCCATTTGGGTATGGTGTCCGCGCTTGTCTTGGCCGCAGGATCGCAGAACTGGAAATGCATCTGGCTTTGTCACGg ATAATTAACAAGTATGAGATCAGACCTGATCCCCAGGGTGTGGAGGTTCCTGCTATGGCTAGGATTGTTCTGACCCCAAGCCGACCAATTAACCTCCAGTTTCTTACCAGAACTTCCACTAAGTCAGTCTGA